AAAGTCGTCCAGCGCGTTCTTCTTCCGCTCGTAAATCGATAATTTTATCATAGACACGAAGTTCTTCCACTAAAGCAAACAACGCTTCGGCAACTGCTTGACCCTGTTTCGCACGTCGCAGTCGTTTCTCAAACTTTTTGAGTGGTGTCCGAATGACATCACGAATGAGATGAATTTCTTTTTCTAAAGCTAACTCTTTATCGGTCTGAACGTCCGTGTGTAATTCAAGTCCGCGATATCGTTTCACACGCCAACGTTTTTCATCAAACCATCTAGACCCCATGATTCCATGCGCCAACACATAGTTTTCAAGTCGATCCGCTCGTTCTCTCCAAAGTTCTACATGTTCGCCATGTGGGAAAAATAAATCTGTTTTCACAGCTCGAAAAATCGACTCAAATGACCAACCTGAAGTTATTGCTTCCAATACCGAACGAGAAAATTCGATTAACGGATGATGCAACATCGGCTTTTTCCTGCTAATAAATACAGGGATGTCATAATGAGGAAAAATCGTTTCTAGTAAAACGTCATATTTTTCCGGTTCACGATACAAGATGGCAATATCTTTATATCGTTTCCCTTCCATCGTTAGCCGACGGATTGTTCTTGCCACAGAATGGATTTCAGCACGTGGATCTGATGCTTCAATAATTGAAACATCCCCCTCTGCTTTCCTTGCAATTGCAGGGTACTGTTCGAATGTTGCTTCTAAATGTTTGAGGTCATCTGTTTTAAATCGCTTTGCCTCTGTAAAATGAACGATATCCTCTACTTCTACTGATTCTGCCCGGGCTAAGCCTCTAATTTGTTCATACGTTCGAACTGAATTGAAAAACAAATCATGATCGGCGTGTCCCGACAAATCTGCTTCCATTGGCAGGACAACCGTAACTCGACCGCTATATTTCATAAGTTCCGTAATGATTTCATATTCACGTGTCGTGAAATTTTCAAAACCGTCAATATAAATATGCGCCCCTTTAACGATGTCCGCATGTTTAATCTGCGAAGCAAGCAATGCTAAATGGCCTTCACTATCCACATATGATGTGCCTAATTTTTCTTCGATTTTAGTAAGCAATAACGATAAATCATTTGCTTTATCTAGTAATATTTGCGGCGAACCTGCTGATTCTAATTCATTGACTAGCTCATTCATCGTCTCAAAATCCAGACAATATCTACTAAACTCTTTCATCAAGTCGCCAATTTGTTCCGTAAAACCTCTTTTACTAGCAGCTTGCTTAAAAACTTTAAATTCACTTTGATTTTCTTCTAACACACTTCTTACGAGCATCCGATAGCCAAACCCATCGACCTCTTTACGCGTAATGCCCCCGGTTTCTTGCAAGATGCGCCAAGCAAGTCGTTTAAACGTCACAACTTGTGCACGAATAATGCCATTTAAGCCATAGTTTACGGATAAATTATGTTCCATAGAAAAAGACATTTGATCGGGTACAATGACGAAAATAGGTGTACCTAAAGGGTCTTGTTTCAACATTTCCGCAATCTCGGACTGAATAAACTGCGTCTTCCCTGAACCAGACCTACCTGTAATCAAACGCAACGACATGAGAATACCCCCTTTTTTTGTAAATGTTTTCGAGTTAAGTTCGTAAATAACCCTATCCTCAACAATGTTGATTTCCGTTCCGGGCGGACGCTTTCCGTGGGGCGTGCGGTGAGCCTCCTCAGTCGCTTCGCTCCCTGCGGGGTCTCACCTGTCACGCTAATCCCACTGGAGTCGCCGCCCTCCACTCCAATCAACAAAGATTCCTCTACATATAAATGATTAACAGGATATTAAACCTAATGTTCATTTTCTACTATTAAATATGCAATTATGGAATCGATTCTATATCCCACTTTTTTTTATCCCTCATAACCACTTATATCTAGGCATACATAGTAAATAGAATCCTATACTGTTTACAGCTGTGAACTCCCTTCAGTATACCAATCTTTCGAACCCAATCACAAACAGAACAAAAGGCTGCCATGAAAGTTATTTCATCAACTTTCTATGACAGCCTTTTATTTTATCATGTAGTTTAATCAGAATGATTTTCCTTTTTTTGTTTCGCAATATCTCTAAATTCAGCTTCTATTTTCTTAGTTAGGCGATGTTCTAAACGCTTCCCGATAAGCCAAAGTAGAAAGATGATAATGATGACAATTGCTGTTCGAATCGGTTGTGTTAACAATGCTTTTAAATCCGAGCCGATAAAACTAACTGTAAATATCATCACAAATTTCCCGGCCAATAAAGTTAAAAAGTAATGCTTTTTCTTAATATCTGATAAACCCGCAACTAAATTCACGAGTGCTGAAGGTGTAAATGGAAAACAAATAAATAAAAACAAAGGGCCAAACCCATTTCGCTCCACCCATTCAATCAACTTTTGAACGCGCGCTCTTTTCGTTAAAAAACGAAACACTCGAGCTTTTCCATATTTCCGAATGAGCAAAAATACGGCATAAGAACCGACTGACGTTCCAACCCACGATAATAGAAATCCATACCATAATCCATACGCACTTGCATTTGCGAAGACGAAAACAAACAACGGTAAAAACGGTAGAAATGATTCAATAAATGGAAAGAATAAGCCGATAAATGGACCCAATGCCCGGTAATGTCCGGATAGTTCAATTACTTTATCAACATCTAACCATTCATTCATCACATTCCCTCCTAAAAACATATAGGGTAAGCATACCCAATTTTGTTCTTTTATTGCTATTTTAATAATTATTTCACGAAACGTTTAGAAAGTATAGTATAATCAAGTTAATCATATACGAAAGTTGTGAAAATATGGAGAACAAAGACTTTTATGCTGGCTTAAAAGCTGGACTGAGTATCGCAATTGGATATTTCCCTGTTGCACTCACTTTTGGACTGCTCGCAAAAACAGCGGGACTCTCAATTATTGAAGCGACTGCAATGAGCATGTTTGTATATGCAGGTGCCTCCCAATACATAGCACTTAGCTTAATTGCCGCATCAGTGCATCCTTTATTAATTGTTACGAACACATTCATCGTCAATATTCGACATTTTTTAATGACCGCGTCTTTAAGTGAAAAAATGGTCCCCGAAAAACGATGGGTGAAAGCCGTTTATTCTTTTGGCATCACAGACGAAACATTTTCAGTCCTTGCGACGAGTAAAAAAGAAAAAATTACGACAGCCTATGCATTCGGTGTGGCACTGATTGCTTACGGCAGTTGGGTGATCTTTACCACTGTTGGCCATATCATCGGCGCAAATTTACCACTTTTCTTACAAGCCGCTATGTCCATCGCGCTCTATGCGATGTTTGTAGGACTACTCGTTCCCTCAATGAAAGGAAATCGAAAAGTTGTTATGCTTGCAGGACTAGCTGCGACGATACAAAGTTTCTTTTATTTCACTGGGTTATTGTCGACTGGATGGGCAATTCTCGTTTCGACACTAGTTGCGTCAATTGCCATTGAAATGGTCTATGTCAATCACGAGAAAAGAACGAAATCGACATATGTCAGGGAGGAGGGTGTTTAATGGGTGCAATCTATTGGTGGATGCTTTTAGGCATGGCGCTTGCCACTTATATTCCCCGAATGATCCCTCTCACATTTTTGGAAGGGAAAGAATTACCCCCAATTGTTTCTGGCGTACTGCGTAATATTCCTTATGCCGTTTTAGGTGCACTGATTTTTCCAGCAATTTT
This window of the Sporosarcina ureilytica genome carries:
- a CDS encoding AzlC family ABC transporter permease, which gives rise to MENKDFYAGLKAGLSIAIGYFPVALTFGLLAKTAGLSIIEATAMSMFVYAGASQYIALSLIAASVHPLLIVTNTFIVNIRHFLMTASLSEKMVPEKRWVKAVYSFGITDETFSVLATSKKEKITTAYAFGVALIAYGSWVIFTTVGHIIGANLPLFLQAAMSIALYAMFVGLLVPSMKGNRKVVMLAGLAATIQSFFYFTGLLSTGWAILVSTLVASIAIEMVYVNHEKRTKSTYVREEGV
- a CDS encoding AzlD domain-containing protein → MGAIYWWMLLGMALATYIPRMIPLTFLEGKELPPIVSGVLRNIPYAVLGALIFPAILFVQEGNLVFGIIGMVVAFLIAFLGGSVMSVVLGTIGVLAIYSLFT
- a CDS encoding TVP38/TMEM64 family protein yields the protein MNEWLDVDKVIELSGHYRALGPFIGLFFPFIESFLPFLPLFVFVFANASAYGLWYGFLLSWVGTSVGSYAVFLLIRKYGKARVFRFLTKRARVQKLIEWVERNGFGPLFLFICFPFTPSALVNLVAGLSDIKKKHYFLTLLAGKFVMIFTVSFIGSDLKALLTQPIRTAIVIIIIFLLWLIGKRLEHRLTKKIEAEFRDIAKQKKENHSD